Proteins found in one Hemibagrus wyckioides isolate EC202008001 linkage group LG23, SWU_Hwy_1.0, whole genome shotgun sequence genomic segment:
- the sgk2b gene encoding serine/threonine-protein kinase Sgk2b isoform X1: MVKKSRSPVTYSKMKGIIAYFAALIRERKHGSTDLLQKLGTRIPGYRNSTDSECFLRPEASLSDESAAAAHCFTSTAQELQRSQVSAADFDYLKVIGVGSFGKVLLAKYKENNKYYAVKVLQKHIILKKEAEGNIMCERNVLLKTLNHPFLVRLHFSFQTKERLCLVLDYAGGGELFYHLQKERVFREPRARFYAAEIASALGYLHSLHIIYRDLKPENILLDSEGHVVLTDFGLCKEGIVGRGTTKTFCGTPEYLAPEVLQQHEYDRTVDWWGLGAVLHEMLYGLPPFYSADRMKMLGNIIYQPLVLKPGVSKAGRDFLKSLLNKDRSKRLGAKQDIDELKRHSFFSSIHWDDLVAKKIPPPFVPSLSGPDDLTNINPAFTRLPVPDFLGVCEEAGLTFPGFSYMSADVSVMST; the protein is encoded by the exons ATGGTGAAAAAGAGCAGGAGTCCTGTCACCTACTCTAAAATGAAGGGGATAATCGCATACTTTGCtg CTTTaatcagagagagaaaacatggTTCGACCGACCTGCTACAGAAGCTCGGGACCCGAATTCCAGGTTATCGGAA CAGTACGGATTCGGAGTGTTTTCTGAGACCAGAAGCCAGTTTATCTGATGAGTCTGCAGCAGCTGCA CACTGCTTCACCAGTACAGCACAGGAGCTGCAAAGGTCTCA GGTTTCAGCAGCAGATTTTGACTACTTGAAGGTGATTGGAGTAGGCAGTTTTGGCAAG GTTCTTTTAGCAAAATATAAGGAGAACAACAAATACTATGCAGTCAAGGTTTTACAGAAGCACATCATTCTGAAGAAAGAAGCG GAAGGAAACATCATGTGTGAGCGTAACGTGCTACTGAAAACTCTGAATCATCCGTTCTTGGTGCGACTTCACTTCAGCTTTCAGACCAAAGAGAGGCTCTGTCTAGTGTTGGACTATGCAGGTGGTGGAGAG CTCTTCTACCACCTCCAAAAAGAACGTGTGTTCAGGGAGCCCAGAGCCAGATTTTATGCTGCAGAAATAGCCAGTGCACTAGGATACTTACATTCCCTGCACATCATCTACAg GGACCTGAAGCCAGAGAACATCCTGCTTGACTCTGAAGGCCATGTGGTCCTAACAGACTTTGGCTTGTGTAAAGAGGGTATAGTGGGACGTGGAACCACCAAAACCTTTTGTGGAACTCCTGAATACCTGGCACCTGAGGTTCTCCAGCAGCACGAGTATGACCGTACTGTGGACTGGTGGGGGCTTGGAGCTGTTCTGCATGAAATGCTTTATGGTCTG CCACCCTTCTACAGTGCAGACCGCATGAAGATGTTAGGCAATATAATTTATCAACCACTGGTCCTAAAGCCTGGAGTGTCCAAGGCTGGAAGAGATTTTCTCAAAAGCTTGCTCAACAAAGACAGATCTAAGAGATTAGGCGCTAAACAGGACATT GACGAGCTGAAGCGGCACTCATTCTTTTCCTCTATCCACTGGGATGACCTTGTGGCAAAGAAAATCCCACCTCCCTTTGTTCCCTCACTG TCTGGCCCTGATGACTTGACAAACATTAACCCTGCTTTCACAAGACTTCCTGTCCCAGAttttctgggtgtgtgtgaagaggctGGGCTAACCTTCCCTGGCTTCAGCTACATGAGTGCAGACGTCTCAGTGATGTCCACATAG
- the sgk2b gene encoding serine/threonine-protein kinase Sgk2b isoform X2: MVKKSRSPVTYSKMKGIIAYFAALIRERKHGSTDLLQKLGTRIPGYRNTDSECFLRPEASLSDESAAAAHCFTSTAQELQRSQVSAADFDYLKVIGVGSFGKVLLAKYKENNKYYAVKVLQKHIILKKEAEGNIMCERNVLLKTLNHPFLVRLHFSFQTKERLCLVLDYAGGGELFYHLQKERVFREPRARFYAAEIASALGYLHSLHIIYRDLKPENILLDSEGHVVLTDFGLCKEGIVGRGTTKTFCGTPEYLAPEVLQQHEYDRTVDWWGLGAVLHEMLYGLPPFYSADRMKMLGNIIYQPLVLKPGVSKAGRDFLKSLLNKDRSKRLGAKQDIDELKRHSFFSSIHWDDLVAKKIPPPFVPSLSGPDDLTNINPAFTRLPVPDFLGVCEEAGLTFPGFSYMSADVSVMST; the protein is encoded by the exons ATGGTGAAAAAGAGCAGGAGTCCTGTCACCTACTCTAAAATGAAGGGGATAATCGCATACTTTGCtg CTTTaatcagagagagaaaacatggTTCGACCGACCTGCTACAGAAGCTCGGGACCCGAATTCCAGGTTATCGGAA TACGGATTCGGAGTGTTTTCTGAGACCAGAAGCCAGTTTATCTGATGAGTCTGCAGCAGCTGCA CACTGCTTCACCAGTACAGCACAGGAGCTGCAAAGGTCTCA GGTTTCAGCAGCAGATTTTGACTACTTGAAGGTGATTGGAGTAGGCAGTTTTGGCAAG GTTCTTTTAGCAAAATATAAGGAGAACAACAAATACTATGCAGTCAAGGTTTTACAGAAGCACATCATTCTGAAGAAAGAAGCG GAAGGAAACATCATGTGTGAGCGTAACGTGCTACTGAAAACTCTGAATCATCCGTTCTTGGTGCGACTTCACTTCAGCTTTCAGACCAAAGAGAGGCTCTGTCTAGTGTTGGACTATGCAGGTGGTGGAGAG CTCTTCTACCACCTCCAAAAAGAACGTGTGTTCAGGGAGCCCAGAGCCAGATTTTATGCTGCAGAAATAGCCAGTGCACTAGGATACTTACATTCCCTGCACATCATCTACAg GGACCTGAAGCCAGAGAACATCCTGCTTGACTCTGAAGGCCATGTGGTCCTAACAGACTTTGGCTTGTGTAAAGAGGGTATAGTGGGACGTGGAACCACCAAAACCTTTTGTGGAACTCCTGAATACCTGGCACCTGAGGTTCTCCAGCAGCACGAGTATGACCGTACTGTGGACTGGTGGGGGCTTGGAGCTGTTCTGCATGAAATGCTTTATGGTCTG CCACCCTTCTACAGTGCAGACCGCATGAAGATGTTAGGCAATATAATTTATCAACCACTGGTCCTAAAGCCTGGAGTGTCCAAGGCTGGAAGAGATTTTCTCAAAAGCTTGCTCAACAAAGACAGATCTAAGAGATTAGGCGCTAAACAGGACATT GACGAGCTGAAGCGGCACTCATTCTTTTCCTCTATCCACTGGGATGACCTTGTGGCAAAGAAAATCCCACCTCCCTTTGTTCCCTCACTG TCTGGCCCTGATGACTTGACAAACATTAACCCTGCTTTCACAAGACTTCCTGTCCCAGAttttctgggtgtgtgtgaagaggctGGGCTAACCTTCCCTGGCTTCAGCTACATGAGTGCAGACGTCTCAGTGATGTCCACATAG